The nucleotide sequence AAGTACGGTAACACCCCATGCACATGGCCTGATTGCTAACAAATTGACCACTACCAGATCTCACCCTCATGTCCAGCATGGATCCGGAGGAAGCCGTGCATAAGCTTATGAAGATAAACCTGTAAGCCACTGTTACCAAGACGCTGCCTGCTCTATCAAACATGATCGAATCGTTCCCACGTGTTGGCCAATACTAACCTGAATGACGTACAACAGACCTCAGGGGCTAGAGGGCGAGTTGCCATCCCTTGTAGTCGAATCATGCGCCCAGGAGCGCACTTACTCTAAATTTTACGGCGCCATCGGCGAGCGACTTGCTAAGATCAACCGCCTGTGGACGGATTTGTTTGAAAAATCGTTTGAACACTACTACACAAGCATCCACCGGTACGAGACCAATAGACTACGCAACATTGCCCGGTTCTTTGGCCACATGTTCAGTTCAGATGCCATCGGCTGGCATTGCTTGTCTGTTATTCACCTCAACGAGGAGGAGACGACTTCGGCTAGTCGTATCTTCATCAAAATTCTGTTCCAGGAGATATCCGAGGCTATGGGAATGCCAAAGCTGCATACTCGCACCAAGGACGCGGCACTGCAGCCTTACATGGAGGGGTTGTTCCCGCGTGATACGGCCCGCAACATCCGCTTCTCCATCAACTACTTCACTAGTATCGGCATGGGTGTGCTCACAGAAGACTCGCGAGAGTTCCTCCAAAACATGCCCAAGCCGGCTCTGCCCGCTCCCCCTCCCGACTCGGATTCGGAATCTTCGTCAAGCTATTCATCATACACTGGCTCGTCGTACTCTCGATCACGATCACCGTCACCGAGAAGACGTTCATACTCACGCTCCCGTTCCCGCTCTGTCACTCCCCGTCGGACCAATAGCAACGGTCGCAACAATGCACGCTCGCCATCGAGGTCTGTTTCGAGATCGATTTCGCGCTCTCGCAGCCCTGCACCGATAAGGGGACGCTCGTATTCCCGGTCGGTGAGCCGTTCACGCTCACGGTCCTACTCTCGATCCGTCTCACGCTCGCCAACTCCACCACGCCGCCAAGCACCGGCACAGCAACGAGGTAGGCAGCGTTCCTACACCCCATCCGaccgcagccgcagccggAGCTACAGCCGCAGCAGGAGCCCCCGCGGCAGGTCGTACACGAGGTCGCCTGACCGCGCTGGCCCGCAGGCTTCTACCGCGCCAAGGTCAGGCGGGCCGCCTCGTAAGGCAGGATCGGTCGACAATCGGTCGCCGCTTTCCAGGTCCCCATCCGGGTCGAGGTCCCCATCACCTCGTCGCCGGCGAGACTCGCCCAGCCGCAGCCCGGTGAGAGACAGGGAAAGTGGTGGCAGGGCAGCAGCCGCTGCTCCTGGAAATTCGGAGGCCAGGCGCGGCCGAAGCTATTCCCGTTCACCATCCAGGACCAGGTCCCCCTCACCCGCTCCGTCGAGGCGAAGGAGGAGAGATAGCTCATCAGACGCAAGCGCGCCGAGGAAAAGGCGTCGGGAGAGTTCCAGATGAAAACCGTCTCGGCCGCGTGGCAGTGGTCTTTCTGTATAGGTTAGCTAGCTTACCAGGATTCGAGTGTACAAgaacaaacaacaaaaacatggAATTCATATCTCATTTGCCCCAAGCTTCCTTTCTATTCCTGATTGCGCGGTAGGCGTTTATCAATCGAGGCTAGGTTTATTTAaccctatttttttttttttttttctttggttggGCAAATAAAATCAAGATTGACCAGACGAATTGCTGCGATTTCTCTGCCTGATAGAAGTGACTTGTTCGATTCGGTGACATATGCCATGCGACGAGAAAGGTTGGTTGACTGGGGGAAGTGTTGCTATCATTCTGGTGACGTGAACCAAGGCTTGGCTGACATGCGGTACGTTTGCCGAGTATTACGGATCTGCAATCAACAAGGCCTTATCGCCATCGTTACCAAACATGTATCACAATTCTATGGCCTATTCGGGCCAAAGCTCATTCCATACCAACCCATCTGGGCCTCATAATAATTAATTACAGGATATGGATATTATTCCAAACTTGCCATATTTGTCGGTGGGTTATAAGGCCACGATTCAATCACAGCAAGAAGCATGAGGAACATATGATTTGAGTGGGTAACTTCTGGTATTTGTTGACACTTTCTAAGTCAGGGTAGTATCTAATACACATGAAGCGAGCTGGGCTATGCTCATAATCTCGTCAGAAGaacaagagaaagaaaaaaaaacccccgtGAAATCAAgacgtgctgctgctggcttcCGTTGCAATTGGGGAGACAATTCCAAGAATTCCGATCCCTCGACATTGCCCTTCGCAATATAAATCCAAGAAGAAAATTCCGTCGTGTGGGTTTTTTGTACCTGTATGGTTTCTGCCGTTTGACTGGCTAAAACCAACAGACGAAAGAGAGAGGTAAAGTAGAGTAGAGATTTGGGGTATGAGTTTGGACAGTTTTAACAAATAAGTATGGGGAAAGAAGCACATTTGTCCCACTAGAACGGTGTACTCCCTAAAGCCAGCAGCGTCATTTTCCAACGTCCTTTTTTTGGAATGAAAAGAGAAATATGATAGCCCAACTACCATTGGTGCTGGTGGACAGAGAATATCTGTCGGTTACCAGCCACCAACCCACTCGACATCGAAACCTGTACGCCGGTCACGGCGCCAGTTCGAGTCCATGCCCTTTTTCATGGGGCACTCTTTGGCACGGTCCTTGCCAAAATTCCACTTGCTCGCTCCAAAGTGCTGCGCATGGTGGTTGAATGCCATGTTGCTCATTTGGAGATGAGCTGTCGATTTCTGAGGGGTCGACTGATTGTGCTGATGCTggccaaaattatagtggtCCCAAACTTCATGTCCCAACGTAGAGAAACCAGGGGCCGTCTGCTGGTGATTACGAATCGTTTTCAACCCAACATCGGGCTTCTTGGTTGACGAGTGAGCCCGACGTCTTTCGCCAAGCACCGCCCATTTGTCACTGTCCATTGGGCTGCGCTTGGTGGGAGGCGAGTAGCGAGAATGATGGTGAGGTGCTGATTCGGGTTGCCATTTCGGCTTTTGAGGAGTGGATTGAACCTTGGTATCCTGGAAAAAGAAACCGTCCGCGATGAGGTCATCATCGATGCTATTGGCGATGGTGTGCTCAATCGACGGTACCTTCTCAGCAGAACACATTGGAGTGGCCTTGGTGACAGGGGAGAGGCCCCTCCTGGGAGTGTCCTCATCATCCTCCTCAATGATCTTACTGTCGTGACTCCAAGTCCTTGAGTTGAGCTCTTGGAGGTTCTGCAGGCGGGCACGTTCGttctcttcctcttcttcatcctcctcccACATGTCACTCCAGCTCTTAGAGAACCCTTCCTTGCGTCCAAAGGCCAACGAGATTGAGGACTGGACCTTAGGCTTCGACATGTTGATGGGAAGAGAGCCAGCCATGGGAGAGACATTGGCACCTGAATGAAACTTTTGCGTGCGGTCCAGGGCCATCGAGTTGATCGAAGCACCCAGGCTTGAGTTGATGATGGAGTCGAGCGATGAGGGCGTCTGTCCATGCGCTGAGAGCCAATCGGCAGTCGTTGCTTGTGACTTGGAGAAGAGGTCCTCGGTATAGCTCTCGTTGTCTGGAATCATGCTCAATTGCCGCAGACCATGCGGTGCAGTGGTGTGCAGAGCCTTGGTCCAGGGGAAGGAACCGTTGTCGACTTGTGGGCTCTGGACAGACGGAGTGCGGAGAGGCTCGCGGTTGGCGGTTGCAACGGTCATGCGGTCAGTCGAGCAGAAGTCATCCAATTGCTCGTCCAAGGTGGTGAAGCTGACGACACGGCGGAGAGCACGGCGAGCACCAACAAGCGAGCGCTTGTTGGGGTCCATGTTCATGCACTCTACGATGACCTCGTACGTGTCCTGAGACATGGACGGGAAGACATCGAAGAGCGACTGCTTATCCCGGGAGAAATCAAGGAAGAGGGGATCAGACTCGGTGGGGGTGGTGAAGGGGTTGCGGGAAAAGAGGATGTTGAGCAGACAGATTCCAATGGCCCAGATGTCAGCCTGGGCAGGCGAGtacccagcaccagcagagTCATACTGCTCGGGAGACATGTAACGATCACTGCCAACGGTGGCCTCATAAGTCCACCGCTCAGTGGTTGCAAGACCAAAATCACCCAACTTCATCGAGCCAGACTCGGTGAGGAAGATGTTCTCCGGCTTGATGTCCCGATGGTACACACCCTTAGAGTGCATGTAGTCCACTGCGTCGACAAGCTCGAGCATGA is from Pyricularia oryzae 70-15 chromosome 2, whole genome shotgun sequence and encodes:
- a CDS encoding RAN protein kinase; its protein translation is MECLRDRFDTGVVLEGRYQTISPLNHGSFGLVFMARDLKTDETVAIKCLTKKAAADEYGFDLAIDDKSEERMLHARLGSHPNIVNLIDSFETEAHLYLVLEFCGRGDLYEAIRHGYGPLETEHVRNFMLELVDAVDYMHSKGVYHRDIKPENIFLTESGSMKLGDFGLATTERWTYEATVGSDRYMSPEQYDSAGAGYSPAQADIWAIGICLLNILFSRNPFTTPTESDPLFLDFSRDKQSLFDVFPSMSQDTYEVIVECMNMDPNKRSLVGARRALRRVVSFTTLDEQLDDFCSTDRMTVATANREPLRTPSVQSPQVDNGSFPWTKALHTTAPHGLRQLSMIPDNESYTEDLFSKSQATTADWLSAHGQTPSSLDSIINSSLGASINSMALDRTQKFHSGANVSPMAGSLPINMSKPKVQSSISLAFGRKEGFSKSWSDMWEEDEEEEENERARLQNLQELNSRTWSHDSKIIEEDDEDTPRRGLSPVTKATPMCSAEKVPSIEHTIANSIDDDLIADGFFFQDTKVQSTPQKPKWQPESAPHHHSRYSPPTKRSPMDSDKWAVLGERRRAHSSTKKPDVGLKTIRNHQQTAPGFSTLGHEVWDHYNFGQHQHNQSTPQKSTAHLQMSNMAFNHHAQHFGASKWNFGKDRAKECPMKKGMDSNWRRDRRTGFDVEWVGGW
- a CDS encoding pre-mRNA-splicing factor cwc22 — encoded protein: MSSPDARDARSPSPRPRSPSPAAPSRSWSRSRHESPSRSPAPMRERREEEGNEQRSPRQIAHHPRSPRGSDRRAEPRRRDAGGGGGDKYRPAKARKQRSPPPAATEEQKQAAAKAEYERLLTARSGGTYVPPARLRALQAQITDKTSMAYQRMAWDALKKSINGLINKVNVSNIKPLVPELFNENLVRGRGLFCQSAIKAQAASLPFTPIYAALVAVVNTKLPQVGELLLRRLVLRFRKAFRRNDKAVCLSATTFVAHLVNQQVAHEMVAGQMLLLLLNKPTDDSVEIAVGLTREVGQFLEEMNAAIANVVFDRFRDILHEADIAKRTQYMIEVLFQTRKDRFKDNPAIRDELDLVEEDDQIKHFVELDGELDAQDGLNIFKFDPEYEENEEKYKKLKAEILGEGSDYEDDSDDEGSDSSDDEPAAAEQKAMDIQDRSNADLVALRRTIYLTLMSSMDPEEAVHKLMKINLPQGLEGELPSLVVESCAQERTYSKFYGAIGERLAKINRLWTDLFEKSFEHYYTSIHRYETNRLRNIARFFGHMFSSDAIGWHCLSVIHLNEEETTSASRIFIKILFQEISEAMGMPKLHTRTKDAALQPYMEGLFPRDTARNIRFSINYFTSIGMGVLTEDSREFLQNMPKPALPAPPPDSDSESSSSYSSYTGSSYSRSRSPSPRRRSYSRSRSRSVTPRRTNSNGRNNARSPSRSVSRSISRSRSPAPIRGRSYSRSVSRSRSRSYSRSVSRSPTPPRRQAPAQQRGRQRSYTPSDRSRSRSYSRSRSPRGRSYTRSPDRAGPQASTAPRSGGPPRKAGSVDNRSPLSRSPSGSRSPSPRRRRDSPSRSPVRDRESGGRAAAAAPGNSEARRGRSYSRSPSRTRSPSPAPSRRRRRDSSSDASAPRKRRRESSR